A genome region from Flavobacterium sp. includes the following:
- a CDS encoding DUF4142 domain-containing protein, protein MKKILLASKAILGAAIIIIFLNSCKNEVKQEDPKEAAEDANEAKFDSIDSKEDDSEFLVDQAEINLAEIEIGKLAQQKGTTDDVKKFGKMLVDEHTKSASEVSALAKAKNFTLPTSLTEDGQEEYNELNKKTGLDFDKKFADMMIDGHEKAIDKLQKASKDAHDEDVKLWASNNIAGLTAHLEHAKMLKQNLDKK, encoded by the coding sequence ATGAAAAAGATACTATTAGCCAGTAAAGCAATTTTAGGAGCCGCTATCATTATTATTTTCTTGAATTCATGTAAAAATGAAGTCAAACAAGAAGATCCTAAAGAAGCTGCGGAAGATGCCAATGAAGCAAAATTTGATTCTATCGACAGTAAAGAAGATGACTCTGAATTTTTAGTCGATCAGGCTGAAATTAACCTGGCTGAAATCGAAATTGGTAAACTGGCTCAGCAAAAAGGAACAACTGATGATGTGAAAAAATTTGGTAAAATGCTTGTTGATGAGCATACTAAATCGGCATCTGAAGTAAGTGCCTTAGCAAAAGCGAAAAACTTTACACTGCCAACTTCTCTAACCGAAGATGGTCAGGAAGAATATAATGAACTGAACAAAAAAACAGGTCTTGATTTTGATAAAAAATTCGCAGATATGATGATCGATGGTCACGAAAAAGCAATTGACAAACTTCAAAAAGCATCAAAAGATGCTCATGACGAAGATGTTAAACTTTGGGCATCAAATAATATTGCAGGTTTAACAGCACATTTAGAACACGCTAAAATGCTGAAACAAAATCTGGACAAAAAGTAA
- a CDS encoding helix-turn-helix domain-containing protein, whose translation MNNQTETQNCDFTSDLKLKGFKVYQINGDLSKIPVYSRRDFYKICINTSKSIIQYADRGIETDGTILFFGNPIIPYSWETISEGYEGYACVFTEEFLKAKDRSETLHESPLFKIGGTPIFSLNAEQKVFIDSLFQKMIKEYETDYVFKDDLMRSYVNLIIHESMKMQPSENFFKHKNASARITSLFLELLERQFPIETKNEPLALKTPQDYAQSLAVHVNHLNRSVKEVTGKPTTAHITERIINEAKALLHHTDWSISDIGYSLGFEYPSYFNNYFKRLTGTVPKSLRM comes from the coding sequence ATGAATAATCAAACAGAAACTCAGAATTGCGATTTTACTTCAGATTTAAAGCTGAAAGGTTTTAAAGTGTATCAAATAAATGGGGATTTAAGTAAAATTCCAGTTTACAGTCGCAGGGATTTTTACAAAATCTGTATCAATACAAGTAAAAGTATCATACAATATGCTGACCGCGGTATAGAAACCGACGGCACGATTTTATTTTTCGGTAATCCGATTATTCCTTATTCATGGGAAACTATTTCTGAAGGATATGAAGGTTATGCTTGTGTTTTTACAGAAGAATTTCTGAAAGCAAAAGACCGTTCAGAAACACTTCACGAATCGCCTTTGTTTAAAATAGGAGGAACACCAATATTTTCTTTAAATGCTGAACAAAAGGTTTTTATAGATTCATTATTTCAAAAAATGATCAAAGAATATGAAACCGATTATGTTTTTAAAGATGATTTGATGCGCAGTTACGTCAATCTTATTATTCATGAATCGATGAAAATGCAGCCGTCTGAAAATTTCTTTAAACATAAAAATGCTTCTGCCAGAATTACCTCTTTATTTTTAGAATTATTAGAAAGACAATTCCCTATAGAAACCAAAAATGAGCCTTTGGCATTAAAAACACCTCAGGATTATGCGCAAAGTCTTGCCGTGCACGTCAATCATTTAAATCGTTCGGTAAAAGAAGTTACAGGAAAGCCAACAACGGCGCATATTACGGAAAGGATTATTAATGAAGCAAAAGCATTGCTGCATCATACAGATTGGAGTATTTCGGATATTGGATATTCGCTGGGATTTGAGTATCCGAGTTATTTTAATAATTATTTTAAAAGACTTACAGGAACGGTTCCGAAATCGTTACGAATGTAA
- a CDS encoding cupin domain-containing protein, with protein sequence MSTNYSAVIEEGKVPNTFMTGDVSYKKQTSSIHPENTVTKEVTFEPCARSNWHINASLQMLIAKDGIGYYQEKGSAVRMLHKDEVVTILPGIEHWYGAAPFSKFSYITIITEIDKGHGIWLDSVSDEEYYRSVNSTI encoded by the coding sequence ATGTCGACAAATTATTCAGCCGTTATCGAAGAAGGAAAAGTCCCGAATACATTTATGACGGGTGACGTTTCCTACAAAAAACAAACCAGCAGTATTCACCCTGAAAATACTGTAACCAAGGAAGTTACTTTTGAGCCTTGTGCAAGAAGCAACTGGCACATCAATGCAAGTCTGCAAATGCTGATTGCAAAAGATGGAATTGGTTATTATCAGGAAAAAGGAAGTGCTGTTCGCATGCTTCATAAAGATGAAGTAGTTACGATTTTACCCGGAATTGAGCATTGGTATGGAGCCGCTCCGTTTAGTAAATTTTCGTACATCACTATTATTACCGAAATAGACAAAGGCCACGGCATCTGGCTTGACAGCGTAAGTGATGAAGAATACTACCGAAGTGTAAACTCTACGATTTAG
- a CDS encoding NAD(P)-dependent alcohol dehydrogenase, whose amino-acid sequence METKNIKAFGTEAADAPLKTLDIQRRAVLAHDVEIEILYCGICHSDLHSARNEWHGTIYPIVPGHEIVGRIVKVGDHVKNFKVGELAGVGCMVDSCRECENCKNDLEQYCDEGSILTFNSPDKHLGGIQTFGGYSQSIVVDEKYVLHISDKLDLAGVAPLLCAGITTYSPLKHWKVGPGQKVGIVGIGGLGHMGIKLAKAMGAHVVVFTTNLSKTEDAKRLGADEVVLSTDAEQMAKHAKSLNFILDCVSAEHSIDSYLNLLKVDGTLTLVGAPMDPLPVTSFSLILGRRSFAGSAIGGIAETQEMLDFCAEHNITADIELIGVNDVNNAYERLLKGDIKYRFVIDMASLK is encoded by the coding sequence ATGGAAACAAAAAACATAAAAGCCTTTGGAACCGAGGCTGCCGATGCCCCTTTAAAAACATTAGACATTCAACGCCGCGCCGTACTGGCTCATGACGTAGAAATTGAAATTTTATACTGCGGTATCTGTCACTCTGATTTACATTCTGCCAGAAATGAATGGCACGGAACTATTTATCCAATTGTTCCGGGACACGAAATTGTGGGACGAATAGTAAAAGTTGGCGATCATGTTAAAAATTTCAAAGTTGGAGAACTGGCTGGAGTAGGCTGTATGGTTGATTCTTGCAGAGAGTGCGAAAATTGTAAAAATGATTTAGAACAATATTGCGACGAAGGAAGTATTTTAACTTTCAACTCTCCTGACAAACATTTAGGCGGCATACAAACTTTTGGCGGATATTCTCAAAGTATTGTAGTCGATGAAAAGTACGTACTGCATATTTCAGATAAATTAGATCTTGCCGGAGTTGCACCGCTGCTTTGCGCCGGAATTACAACCTATTCTCCATTAAAACACTGGAAAGTTGGTCCTGGTCAAAAAGTTGGAATTGTTGGTATTGGAGGTTTAGGCCACATGGGAATCAAATTGGCAAAAGCTATGGGAGCTCATGTTGTGGTATTTACAACTAATTTATCCAAAACAGAAGATGCAAAACGTTTAGGAGCAGATGAAGTAGTTTTATCTACAGATGCGGAGCAAATGGCAAAACATGCAAAAAGTCTGAATTTTATTCTCGATTGCGTTTCTGCAGAGCACAGCATAGATTCGTACTTAAATTTATTAAAAGTAGACGGAACGCTAACTTTAGTTGGTGCGCCAATGGATCCACTTCCTGTAACTTCATTTAGTCTTATTTTAGGCAGAAGAAGTTTCGCAGGTTCAGCTATTGGCGGAATTGCAGAAACTCAGGAAATGCTTGACTTTTGCGCAGAACACAACATTACTGCCGATATCGAATTAATCGGAGTAAATGATGTAAACAACGCTTATGAAAGATTATTAAAAGGAGATATCAAATATCGTTTTGTGATTGATATGGCGTCTTTAAAATAG
- a CDS encoding L-dopachrome tautomerase-related protein: protein MKNTILITAFSILFAACDSEKKSAANPVSLQSKYTITDIGLYPEGIDYDSKNEKFLFSSLRKGAIYEMNPKGETTVFATSSKLVLPTGVYTDETRNRLIVANADLGISQKSTNGSAGTIATISIFNLTSGALIKEIDLKHFTPNSGSCLNDIAVDNDGNIYVTDSFSPNIYKIDTSFNASLFVTNTLFQPAPNLFGLNGIVFHPDGYLLAVKTDNSKLFKISIANPSIITEVTGTTFSAPDGIELDKNNNLVVVENGLALGKTYTFSSNNNWKSASQISETNIGKDDFPTTAALASDGNVYVISSKLGKLLGGDKTQSSYDIQRIK from the coding sequence ATGAAAAACACAATTTTAATTACCGCTTTTTCTATTCTTTTTGCTGCATGCGACAGCGAAAAAAAATCGGCAGCAAATCCGGTTTCTCTTCAAAGTAAATATACCATAACAGATATTGGACTTTATCCTGAAGGAATTGATTACGATTCTAAAAACGAAAAGTTTTTATTTAGTTCCTTGCGCAAAGGAGCAATTTATGAGATGAATCCAAAAGGCGAAACAACCGTTTTTGCCACAAGCAGTAAACTGGTTTTACCAACAGGAGTTTATACAGATGAAACCAGAAACCGATTAATTGTTGCGAATGCCGATTTGGGAATTTCGCAAAAAAGCACCAACGGAAGCGCCGGAACGATTGCAACAATCAGTATTTTTAATCTTACTTCGGGCGCATTGATTAAAGAAATTGATTTGAAACATTTTACGCCAAATTCCGGATCGTGCCTAAATGATATTGCGGTTGATAATGACGGAAATATTTATGTAACCGATTCGTTTTCTCCAAATATTTATAAAATTGACACGAGTTTTAATGCTTCATTATTTGTTACGAATACTTTATTTCAGCCTGCGCCAAATTTGTTTGGCTTAAACGGAATTGTTTTTCATCCTGATGGTTATCTATTAGCCGTAAAAACGGATAATTCTAAATTGTTTAAAATTTCGATTGCCAATCCTTCTATAATTACTGAAGTTACCGGAACAACTTTCAGCGCACCTGACGGAATAGAATTGGACAAAAACAATAATCTGGTTGTGGTTGAAAACGGATTGGCTTTAGGAAAAACCTATACTTTTTCGAGTAATAATAATTGGAAAAGTGCTTCACAAATTAGCGAAACTAATATTGGAAAAGATGATTTCCCTACAACGGCAGCTTTAGCTTCTGATGGAAATGTTTATGTAATCAGTTCTAAATTGGGGAAATTATTGGGTGGAGATAAAACGCAGTCTTCTTATGATATTCAGAGAATAAAATAA
- a CDS encoding Crp/Fnr family transcriptional regulator gives MKDLLPVIDYISRYVDLTDDEKKHLASFFKITKVKKRQFIVQPGFVCKHKSYVVKGAFRGYLVDNEGKEHTLSFAIEDWWISDYSSLIYQEPATLFVEALEHSVLIQIEYEDEQRFLQEIPKLEKFERIITQRALAFQQKRLLSNFTKTAEERYDEFISKYDAIAKRVPQYALASYLGFSTEYLSKIRNRKTSKS, from the coding sequence ATGAAGGATTTACTGCCCGTTATAGATTATATTTCAAGATATGTTGATTTGACAGATGATGAAAAAAAGCATCTGGCTTCTTTTTTCAAAATTACCAAAGTAAAGAAAAGACAATTTATTGTACAGCCCGGCTTTGTTTGCAAACATAAAAGTTATGTTGTAAAAGGCGCTTTCAGAGGTTATTTGGTTGATAATGAAGGAAAAGAACATACTTTATCATTTGCGATTGAAGATTGGTGGATTTCTGACTATAGCAGTTTAATTTATCAGGAACCTGCTACTCTATTTGTTGAAGCGCTGGAACATTCGGTTTTGATTCAAATTGAATATGAAGATGAACAGAGATTTCTGCAGGAGATTCCTAAACTTGAAAAATTCGAACGCATTATAACGCAGCGCGCACTTGCATTTCAACAAAAAAGACTTTTATCCAATTTCACCAAAACTGCCGAAGAACGTTATGATGAATTTATAAGCAAATATGACGCAATCGCAAAACGCGTTCCTCAATATGCTTTGGCTTCTTATCTTGGTTTTAGTACGGAATATTTAAGTAAAATCCGCAACCGAAAAACCTCAAAAAGTTAA